In Candidatus Baltobacteraceae bacterium, a single window of DNA contains:
- a CDS encoding MBL fold metallo-hydrolase, translating to MAELTFVGAAGTVTGSKHLLTTNGRHLFIDCGLFQGAADVTALNSIPMPVEPRAIEAVIVTHGHIDHVGYLPKLVKDGFAGAVYCTPATAALMQIVLDDAANLQAHLAKRGFDREKHAPPAFYDEANVIATMKLVRAIPPETDFSVCGATARFHNAGHIIGSAFVVLQLEGKRVLFSGDVGRYGRALLNDPSPIGAVDTLLCESTYADRVHPPDALDQLRGVLLAGVKRGGAIVIPAFAVERSQDILLSIGEIQTQEPSIAGVPVFLDSPMASKVDDLFERFPEAHKPIPNDSAATPFGCRNLTVAVSTDQSKAINEVSGPHIIISASGMASGGRVLHHLHKNIPSPNATILFVGYQGVGTLGFYMTHGAKTVRIYGDTLDVNADVVQIEGYSAHADRNEITQWLSTCTTKPHLYAIHGEPASAQALVQLAQTHFGWQADPGERGKTVTL from the coding sequence GAACAGCATTCCGATGCCGGTCGAACCCCGCGCGATCGAGGCAGTGATCGTCACGCACGGACACATCGACCACGTCGGCTATCTCCCGAAGCTCGTTAAAGACGGCTTCGCCGGTGCCGTTTATTGCACGCCCGCGACCGCCGCGCTAATGCAGATCGTGCTCGACGACGCCGCTAACCTGCAGGCGCACCTCGCGAAACGCGGATTCGATCGCGAGAAACACGCGCCGCCGGCGTTTTACGATGAAGCCAACGTGATCGCAACCATGAAACTCGTACGCGCGATCCCGCCCGAGACAGACTTCTCCGTCTGCGGCGCCACGGCTCGATTCCACAATGCCGGACACATCATCGGCTCGGCATTCGTGGTGCTGCAACTCGAAGGGAAGCGGGTGCTCTTTTCGGGCGACGTCGGCCGTTACGGACGCGCGCTGTTGAACGACCCGTCGCCGATCGGTGCGGTCGATACGCTGCTCTGCGAATCGACCTATGCGGATCGCGTTCATCCGCCCGATGCGCTCGACCAACTGCGCGGCGTGTTGCTCGCGGGCGTGAAACGCGGCGGAGCGATCGTGATTCCCGCGTTTGCCGTGGAGCGCTCGCAAGACATCCTGCTCTCGATTGGTGAGATTCAGACGCAGGAGCCGTCGATCGCCGGCGTACCGGTCTTTCTCGATAGCCCGATGGCATCGAAGGTCGACGATCTTTTCGAGCGATTCCCGGAGGCGCACAAGCCGATTCCCAACGACAGCGCGGCCACGCCGTTTGGTTGTCGCAATTTAACCGTTGCGGTTTCGACCGACCAATCGAAAGCGATCAACGAGGTCTCGGGACCGCACATCATCATCTCGGCCAGCGGCATGGCCTCGGGCGGCCGCGTGCTCCATCACCTGCACAAGAACATTCCGAGCCCGAATGCGACGATCTTGTTCGTGGGATATCAAGGCGTCGGCACGCTCGGTTTCTACATGACTCACGGCGCGAAGACCGTTCGGATCTACGGCGACACGCTCGACGTGAATGCCGACGTCGTGCAGATCGAAGGCTACAGCGCGCACGCGGATCGCAACGAGATCACGCAATGGCTCTCGACCTGCACGACTAAGCCGCATCTTTACGCGATCCACGGCGAACCCGCATCGGCGCAAGCGCTCGTCCAACTCGCGCAAACGCACTTCGGCTGGCAAGCCGATCCCGGCGAACGCGGCAAAACCGTCACGCTATAA